Sequence from the Miscanthus floridulus cultivar M001 chromosome 16, ASM1932011v1, whole genome shotgun sequence genome:
GATAAAATAAATATGAAGTGAACAGTTGGGGAACAATGCTCTTTTTTATCTTTAATTTAGACAATTAACACCTATTTTAGGATTCCATTTCTTAATACCATGATCAAAATGAACTTCCGCTTTCAATCATCTCTTTCAAATTGATGTTCCAATATCTTCTTGTCATTTTTTCCACACTGCATTTTTATTTTTTCATCTTGCCTTTATGGAATTAATTTCTtttaaagatgaagaaagagCAGAAATAGCTTGAAATAAACTGATGGAACCTTCTACTCGTAATTGACCATTGATACACGGTATAAACATAGCCTTAATGAATTAACTGACTTCTTTTACTTATTAAAATACAATTAAAAttaaaatagaaaatagaaaattagATCTATTAGCACTCTAAGTTCAAAAGTATAGTTTAAATTAAAGTAAAAATGTTTTATATATACTTAAATTGTATAAATAGGGGTAAACGGGTGTTTCATAGAAATTGTATTTACGTTAGAATTAGAAGAATCTGACTATGTCCGAGATGAAGAAAAGAAAGAGATTAAATAGAATTTATAGTTTTTAAGCCAACATCAAGGTTATTAATTTTTTAAAGCCAACATCAATGTCGGGCACTggtattttcatttttttttcactTCTTCTATATTTCAGGCACCtgatttttgttgttgttgttgttgttgttgttcagtCAATAGGCAATTTTGTCGTTATGTCTATAGAAAAAAAATGTAAATTGTCTCTTATGAGTTATCCTTTTAATTGTATAGTTAATGTATAACTTGTTGTCTAAAATTATCTAAAAATTCAAACACCTAAAACATAGCAACTcagtttttttacactcggcggACTGACCCTGTATATTTAAATCCTGGCTTTGCCCTTGTTCATGCTAAAAGTTGAGTACATGGCAAGGTCACTGCTTACTATTACATCCGTCCTAAAAATAATGTAACTATGGGTTACGTGCCACGAAAAGTGGTTCACGTTTGATCaagtttttagtgaataatattgACTTTAAATTAATTTGTTATGataatacatttcgtaattaatctaatgatatttatttggtatcataaacatggatacttttttatctataattggtcaaacttaagatactaaaATGTATCACTGTGCTACAATTGCATTTTTTTAGGGACGGAGGTAGTACTTCCTGTGACCGTGTAGGAATTGTGTGATAATAAACTTGTAGAGGAGGAAAGAGCTATTTGAACAAGATGCTGAGTGTTAACCAAGGCTCGACAAAGGGTACTAAGGTCACAGCGAGATGGGGTCTTGGGTGACTGGTAAAGTCGCTTGAGCTAGTTAAGAACCAATTTTTATTGCATCAAATTTGAGAACCCTTTTATACTTACCATATGTCATGTATGAGTGTGATAAGCTGAGTAACATATTGTGACCAGGTAATCTGATAGATTCGGTGTGCCTTGTGATGACGGGTAGCTAGTAAGAAGCCTACTCATGTACATTACGACCGTTCATCGGTTGATTTGGCCAAATATGATAATGTGCTTGAGAGTGGGTGGTGGCCTTGTGCTGGTGTGTGGGAAAAGATGTACATTTCTTGCATGTTTGATATTTATCATTTCGAAATGCGGTACTCTCTGTTATGAGGCGAACTCatacttttttttggcttctcGATGTAGATAGAGTGACTCGTGGAATATGAGTTCAGGCCTCACCACTACGGGAaacaaatcctttgccgagtgcaactttctttgtcgagggctaaaagtcgggcactcggcaaagagctattttgccgagtgccgcactcggcaacgatatacactcggcaaagaaggctttgccgagtgtcaggcactcggcaaagccagacactcggcaaagaccttttttgtcgagtgtcaggcactcggcaaaccctagcGCTCGGCAAAAAGCGGCGTCAGGTAACGGCCGCCGCCTGCCGTCCAGGTTTGCCAAGTGCCAgcgggtaggcactcggcaaaccacttctttgccgagtgccagaccctgacactcggcaaagaataacggCAAACTATTTTTTTTCCACTTTTGAACTCCAAAATTTTTCTCGAGTCCTCCTATAGTACATGagactccatgttaaaatttggtacattttatggctttttgctatatttagttaatttatttcatttaattgaatttttcggaaaatgcaaatttgaactgcacgtgcatcgaataatggaatttaattatttaaaaaatgatattcattgtattgagtgtagtgtgaggccgtatccaggaacggacccgaaatttcgaacatcttgttcacgaaacatgaccacgaacttgcggacgaattgtttttaaattctataaaatgcaaacgaagttcgaaaatcatgaaacttgtcgagatgtcatgatatcgtatgtggatgatatgataaaaatttgagaaggtttggtgcacgttatcacgtacgatgcttacaaaccaggacatctccacagaCGGCGGCGCGCCCCCGCCCCGCCCTGCCCCACGCACGCCCCACCCACGCACGGCGGCACGCCCCCGCCGGCGTGTCCCCACCGCCTTCGCCCGCCCCGCCCGCCGACGCGCCCCCGCCCGCCCCACCCCGCCGACGTGCCCCCGCCGCTCCGCCGCCCGCGCACGGCGGCGCGCCTCTGCCGGCCGCCCTGAACACCGCGGCCCCACCGGCGCCCGCCGCCCCACACCGGCCGCTCCAACCCCGCGGCCCGCGCCCCAGCCCACGGCAGCGCCGCCCCGGCCCTCTTGGCGTGACCCTGGCCGTCCTCGGCACGCCCCCGACCACCGCGGCCATCCTCTCCCCGTCCCCGACGCACCTCGGCCGACCCCGACGCCCTCCTAGCCCCCGACACCATAGGTGagtagtagagtagcagtggtagtATGTTTTATTAGAAGTAGAGTtcggtagagtagtagtagtaggtggttgtggtggtggtagtagtagtacagtaggtggttgtggtggtagtagtagtaataggtggtggtggtggtggttgttgtagtagtagaagagtagagtggcggtggtggtggtggttgtagtagtagaagagtagagtggcggcggcggcattggtggtggtggtggatgaatgtgacttagcaatgatatgttgaattgaatgcatatgtatatgtggttgtcggccatcgtgccgtatgtttttttgtaggttttggatacctcaccgtgcaggggaggttctgctgaaattttgaactaagatagtattttgttcttttttttgcagagaagagccgtcGTAGCCAAGCCAGAGTATCTCGGCAACCCCGATCGtcttcctcgccgctgcgggtctgcctgcaccgcgtcgcctcgccactgcactgacccaccatggccctgctagcctgactccaccgccaccctaggtatagccccactttccatatcatggtcatagatcgcgtaacccagttaggcgtctcccgttcgaaagagatacggttagagGTATGCAGATttttgcatatctacgaccgtatctattttggattgtccatgttttttggacagcctgtAGAtgtgtagatgggttagttttcatggtctaTTCTGATCTGAGATAGAGTTtcagcatcacctccctgttgttctctagatacacactcttctttggcaggacgtgtatctagagaacagcggggaggtgttgccgaaattctgtctcggataggagtagagcatggagactaacctcatctacgcatctgcgggtgggattagggcctatcctcacctattagacagtaggaacaccatgtagatgcaattgatggttactttGCTcgatgatacatatgttagaggatggatgaccgtcagtggatgtacacatgccggagaagtcagagtgattacaccaatgaatggatgaacaagaccaatgttttcttgaatagtgcatttggtaaggctgctaaaggacattgcctagttttgtgtccctgtagcaaatgtggaaataggagaagggtaaacaaggtggaaatgggtaaacatcttgtgaagaatggatttacgccggactacacccggtgggtccaccatggtgaagcccatcgtatgagagaggaggtggtgagaccatgggtggaggcttttgatgctaatGCCGGGGTAgaagacatgttagatgactttcaccaaggatagttcaatgagggacgtgagaaagaggagatggaggcagccacacaggcgttctacgacatgatggactcggcacagaaaccccttcatgatcgatcaatggtgtctcaactggatgccattggacgcttaatgtgGTTGAAGTctaagttaaacttgagtcgagaaggcttcgataagatgttggccgtgattggcaccctgcttccggagggccacattctactaaagagcatgtacgagtcacagaaactccttcgtgcacttaagatgccgtatgagcagatacatgcttgtctaaaggggtgcatcctatttaggaaagaacacaagcatgcaaagttctgtccaaagtgtaaatcctccaggtacctggaggtagactctgatgatggctagaagaggcaacttacgatccccgtgaaaatcctatggtaccttctgttcctaccgaggatccaacagctatacatgaccgaggaatccacgaaacagatgacatggcacaaaaatggcaaacggtacaatcctgacaagatggtacatccatccgatggtgaagcttggatccgctttaatgacaaacatcgtgacaaagcagatgaggctcgtaatgtacgtgtcacgctggcaaaagatgggttcaatccttatggaatgatggctgccccatacacatgttggaacatctttgttatcccccttaatctccccccccggtgtctcctttcaatgacataacatattcttgtcgttgataattcctagacacccagggagtaatatgggtgtgttcatagagcctgtgtttgatgaattggtccgtgcttgggacgaaggggtatgggcatacgatcgagctacaaagacaaccttcaaaatgcacgtttggtaccactactccctgcatgacttcctaacGTATAGGATATTCTGCAcctggtgtgttcacaggaagttcgcatgcccaatatgcaaggaaggtgtgaggttcatttggttgcagaagggtggcaagtattcgtcgttcgacagacatcgtcaattcctacctcttgaccatccatttagacaagacatcaagaactttatgcaaggtgtcaaagtgacaaaccctgcaccgcagatgatgactggtgccgaggttcatgctcagatagatgctctcgtgcccaatgaagaaggtggttttgtgggatatggtgagcaacatatgtggactcatatcttgggcatgacgaggctcccctatttcgatgaccttcttctgccacataacattgatgtaatgcacactgaaaagaatgtcgccgaggcactttgggcaacactcatggacactaaaaagtctaaggacaaccctaaggctagagtggacctggcaacattgtgcgatagaccaaatcaagagatgcagcctcctagtcgtggcaagacctagagaaggcctaaggccgatttcgtcttgaaaaaggaccaaaggagggaagtacttgaatggatccagacgctaatgttccttgatgggtatgcagcaaatctaaagaggggagtgaacttaggcactctgcgagtcaacgggatgaagagtcatgactaccacatatggattgagcggcttcttccgatgatggtttgaggctatgtctcagagcatgtctggcaagtgctggcagagttgagctacttattccaccagctttgtgccaaggagctctctctgaccgtcattgatgacttggaaaaagcggcacccgtgttactctgtaagttggagaagatctttccacccggcttcttcttgccgatgcagcatttgattgtgcacctcctatATGAGGCACAGATgggggggggggcgtgcaggactgttggtgctatccaatcgagagatgtctgaagactcttcgcaaaaaaatgtagaaataaagccaaaattgaggcttccattgcagaggcatacattctagaggaggtgtcgaacttcacagagaaatactacactgagaaccttcctagcatttataatccaccccctcattacaatgctggcaaaaatgaatcaaacctcagccttttccaagggcaactcggaagcgcaagtgcatcgaccactaagcaattgaaaaatgaagagtggcacagtatcatgctatatgtgttgaccaaccttgtcgaggtgcagccgttcattgggtaagttctgaacgaacttgtttcatttcgccgtatgtccttgtttcttcgtccaacccccttgtttctcgttggtatagggaatttctttGTCAATCCTAGCATAGATCAAGACAACCTACCccacaagaaaatgatacccttctttcacagggtgcgggaccagagagccctgatttcatttgttggttcaaacagaaagcccaaactaatgcacctataagtgacgagctgagataggttgcaaacagctgtgccgttagggtcaagtcatttaccggttatgacgtgaatggatatcgttttcacacagcaagctacgagcagagtcagcccaatcgaaaaaccacaaacaatgGAGTTGTTATGCTcgacactgatggactcgactattatgaaagaattgaagaaatctacaaactatcattctatggttccaaacctcttactcctattatattcaaatgccactggtttcatcctggaataacgagacggacccctaagcttgggctagtcgagattcgacaggattccatctatctaggaaaagatgtctacattgtggctcaacaggccgtccaggtttattatatgtcatacgcgtgcaaagacaccAAGCATCTTAAGgattggtctattgtgcacaaggtatagCCACACGATAAactacatatgatggagagttctatcaagaagaggggctacaagggaggtttgacatagacttaaccgaagagataggaatggaagtagacaatgaaagggatgatgacgaggacgctggagacgaggtgcgaaatctgaaggacatacaaatacttgagcgattacgtttaggcaatgacaatgaagacaacattcctccttcggatagtgctgatgagttggacaatgttgatagtgatgacgagagcTATGATCcaactaatctcaatcatgaagattatttctaatacatgtaatactatgtttttttgtaattatgttttgttcatttttgcatatatttctaatacatgtattactatgtttttgtaattatgttttgttcatttttgcacctatttctgattacgtcttgtttttcttttttattgtaggtgattgaacaaagatggtgggcgaccatcataggtccgtgaactcgatttactaaagaccacgccggctgcaggaggaggcagagggggcggcggagggatcgaacaggaggaggaggaggagaaccgCCAGTCGCAGGAGGGGGccatctcctcccacgccgcgtgaggacgagctagaggaggaggtggcgcccgtggatgagtcggacgaggagctggttcggcagatGGATGATGAGGAGGGGCCGCATGAGGACGAGTCTCCTCCCACGTCGTGGGAGGCGGCAGGcatgggttccgcttcctctgactcctcttcaagtgtctacttgcgaggtcccgcgagcctcccacaggttccgcttcctcaccaatgcccagtgattcgccccgaagggcaaaactaagtaactttatatgttatcaccactacttcatatgatatgatgaaaaaaaactaataatttttcttaatcacttgtgcaggaactgggtggttgtgtcgggtggtagcgcacggctagtcaacggcatcctgggtcttctgtgcaggcaacacttccccagcATTGTCACGTATGCATCGAAGACAGAGCTGGCCTActtgtttgaccactacgccgtcgcccctgatgcggagtaccccaacaaggcggcgcgggtgaacgcagagttttgggtaagtctccctcgcacaacattgctcaatacgtcgcattcattggacttttcttgaaataataaatggatacatcgcttttgtatgcagacttattacagatgcgaggagggatttgaggccagggcggagcaggtgactaccaaagcctgtaaaaaactcgtcatcgacatgcatcacgaggtgcgcatccagaccatcgtaacctactacgggtcgaagcttggagagaggaaaaccaagaaagacgcaagagagatgcagctgacctaggagcagtaccttgaggtaaatgaagaacatcaatattgattcgttttgagattaagttgatttaatttgatcttcttatatgtccaatacttgatgacatgtagatgattccctggtggtgccaagcatatcccgagtgctgggcgatgatggtggagaggtggttcacggaggagtacctcaagatgcatagggatgcccgggaccgtcgtttgcagatgcaaggtccagcacaccatcaaggcagccgcaacctcgctggatacaaacaagcatgggtacgcgaattcatttatctattgtgacgctcagttctgcttgatttctaatcatcgtgctgtctttctcgcagtcggcgtcacatagtggccaggcttgctcgaacttccaggcatggtgtatggcccacaagggcaaggcgacgtccgacgtctccttcaacctggaggacccgcccgaggcatacacgaacccgagcgtacACTCctacatcagtgagtacactgaggtggcgaggtcgctccataggccagaccacgatccgagcacccaggactttgatggagaggctgtcatgagggcggggcaaggcaagaagcatgggtagttctggcttggcgacgacgccatcgacacggcctctactccctctctctcccagatccgagcacggagcacaagCGAGAgctcggccattcgcacacggccgaccgctgcacagcaccgggtcaacgcactcgaggttattcctgttttacttgtcatacattgatctttacacaccttaattagctttgcattactgaaacattggagtaaaatattgcaggcccggctggaacaagaaatgaggcaacatcAGGAGCTAgaggccgggcagcagaggatggcggcctaGCTGGAGGCCGGGCGGGCCGAGCGACAGGCCTAGGcgtagaggctgacggacattatggagttcctacaagggcttgggcaatgtgtgggcttctctctgccagctggactgttggttccacctccgcctccgtgtcctacagctgcagctactcctgtgagtatgaaagttttttactttcacttgtgctttgcttgtatagcctctaccttcctagattagctatccaaataatcttgtcttacatgcaatcttttctcctttgtgcagtctccatttgacggtggttcgaataatccacctcatgc
This genomic interval carries:
- the LOC136510641 gene encoding uncharacterized protein; amino-acid sequence: MVSGARRASGSAEVRRGRGEDGRGGRGRAEDGQGHAKRAGAALPWAGARAAGLERPVWGGGRRWGRGVQGGRQRRAAVRGRRSGGGTSAGWGGRGRVGGRGGRRRWGHAGGGVPPCVGGACVGQGGAGARRRLWRCPGL